Proteins encoded together in one Microplitis mediator isolate UGA2020A chromosome 7, iyMicMedi2.1, whole genome shotgun sequence window:
- the LOC130672248 gene encoding histone acetyltransferase p300-like isoform X2 — protein sequence MDNKEEQIAGNDDGSPNLQGVNRPQGLNGVVQMPIQQQQQTHMVNQARTQRSRPYQQFDHGAIAGPGRSGSRMQALSNMQEIPNMGHQLGISRPYRCVLPGNPVFPVAYHRRRVEPYMRAMHFGRFGGLSCPISVSNSMSNDNEITQQLQQLTLSSALLQSGALTDGQPDLQRETQEPVASGSTQSDDPTLIQQKLLLLFHVYKCQLRERQANGEGRICALPQCKTMKNVLTHMTTCEEGKKCTTPHCSTSKQIITHWKKCQKSDCPVCLPIKQADKNKSAISRADVTANQPFDTMGITQGQNNTAGILSNEAVGHDVRMPRPGMQGHPGSLTAGIRLAQLQAQQSPGQSVVNQGQPIAPNVSLPLSSDPTTVVVSTNQPALTTGPMSALAAAAIANLQQQDNMLSSGFQSLQPTKEWHQSVTPNVRNHLVHKVVQAMFPAPDPHLMFDKRLHTVVAYAKKAEGDVYEMADSKLEYYHSMADEIYKTQKSYQEMQLAVNSRL from the exons atGGACAATAAAGAAGAGCAAATAGCag GTAACGATGATGGGTCTCCTAATTTACAAGGAGTTAATCGTCCTCAGGGTCTTAATGGTGTTGTTCAGATGCCAATTCAGCAACAACAGCAAACTCATATGGTTAATCAAGCACGAACCCAGAGGTCTCGTCCTTATCAACAATTCGATCATGGAGCAATTGCAGGTCCTGGTCGAAGTGGTTCAAGAATGCAAGCACTATCAAACATGCAAGAAATTCCAAACATGGGTCATCAACTGGGTATTTCAAGGCCTTATAGATGTG TATTGCCTGGCAATCCTGTCTTCCCAGTTGCCTATCATCGAAGAAGAGTTGAACCCTACATGCGAGCCATGCACTTTGGACGATTTGGAGGTTTAAGCTGTCCAATTAGTGTTAGTAACTCCATGAGCAATGACAACGAAATAACCCAGCAGCTTCAACAGCTTACTCTAAGTTCTGCTCTACTACAGTCTGGGGCCCTAACAGATGGCCAACCGGATCTTCAACGAGAAACCCAGGAACCAGTAGCTAGTGGAAGTACGCAATCTG ATGATCCTACACTAATTCAGCAAAAGCTCTTACTTCTATTCCACGTCTACAAATGCCAGTTACGAGAGCGACAGGCCAATGGTGAAGGGAGGATTTGTGCTCTGCCACAATGCAAAACTATGAAAAATGTTTTGACTCACATGACGACCTGTGAAGAAGGCAAAAAATGTACGACACCACATTGCAGTACATCCAAACAAATTATTACTCATTGGAAAAAGTGTCAAAAAAGCGACTGTCCTGTTTGCTTACCTATCAAACAAGCGGATAAAAACAAGTCTGCTATTTCTCGTGCtg ATGTGACAGCAAATCAACCTTTTGACACTATGGGTATAACACAGGGTCAAAACAATACAGCTGGTATTTTATCAAATGAGGCAGTGGGTCATGATGTCAGAATGCCTAGACCGGGTATGCAAGGCCATCCTGGTTCACTGACTGCAGGAATAAGACTTGCACAGCTTCAAGCTCAACAAAGTCCAGGGCAATCTGTAGTTAATCAAGGACAACCAATTGCACCTAATGTATCTCTTCCATTAAGTTCCGATCCAACGACTGTAGTCGTAAGTACTAATCAACCAGCTTTAACGACGGGTCCAATGTCAGCTTTAGCAGCAGCAGCGATTGCCAATCTTCAACAACAAGATAATATGCTTTCAAGTGGTTTTCAATCACTACAACCAACTAAAGAATGGCATCAATCTGTGACGCCAAATGTTAGAAATCATCTCGTTCATAAAGTAGTTCAAGCAATGTTTCCAGCTCCTGATCCACATTTAATGTTCGATAAAAGATTACATACTGTGGTGGCGTATGCGAAAAAAGCTGAAGGTGACGTTTATGAAATGGCTGATTCAAAATTGGAGTATTATCATTCAATGGCggatgaaatatataaaactcaGAAATCATATCAAGAAATGCAACTTGCGGTAAATTCTAGATTATAA
- the LOC130672248 gene encoding histone acetyltransferase p300-like isoform X1, with protein MDNKEEQIAGNDDGSPNLQGVNRPQGLNGVVQMPIQQQQQTHMVNQARTQRSRPYQQFDHGAIAGPGRSGSRMQALSNMQEIPNMGHQLGISRPYRCVLPGNPVFPVAYHRRRVEPYMRAMHFGRFGGLSCPISVSNSMSNDNEITQQLQQLTLSSALLQSGALTDGQPDLQRETQEPVASGSTQSGSTSSTHDPDDPTLIQQKLLLLFHVYKCQLRERQANGEGRICALPQCKTMKNVLTHMTTCEEGKKCTTPHCSTSKQIITHWKKCQKSDCPVCLPIKQADKNKSAISRADVTANQPFDTMGITQGQNNTAGILSNEAVGHDVRMPRPGMQGHPGSLTAGIRLAQLQAQQSPGQSVVNQGQPIAPNVSLPLSSDPTTVVVSTNQPALTTGPMSALAAAAIANLQQQDNMLSSGFQSLQPTKEWHQSVTPNVRNHLVHKVVQAMFPAPDPHLMFDKRLHTVVAYAKKAEGDVYEMADSKLEYYHSMADEIYKTQKSYQEMQLAVNSRL; from the exons atGGACAATAAAGAAGAGCAAATAGCag GTAACGATGATGGGTCTCCTAATTTACAAGGAGTTAATCGTCCTCAGGGTCTTAATGGTGTTGTTCAGATGCCAATTCAGCAACAACAGCAAACTCATATGGTTAATCAAGCACGAACCCAGAGGTCTCGTCCTTATCAACAATTCGATCATGGAGCAATTGCAGGTCCTGGTCGAAGTGGTTCAAGAATGCAAGCACTATCAAACATGCAAGAAATTCCAAACATGGGTCATCAACTGGGTATTTCAAGGCCTTATAGATGTG TATTGCCTGGCAATCCTGTCTTCCCAGTTGCCTATCATCGAAGAAGAGTTGAACCCTACATGCGAGCCATGCACTTTGGACGATTTGGAGGTTTAAGCTGTCCAATTAGTGTTAGTAACTCCATGAGCAATGACAACGAAATAACCCAGCAGCTTCAACAGCTTACTCTAAGTTCTGCTCTACTACAGTCTGGGGCCCTAACAGATGGCCAACCGGATCTTCAACGAGAAACCCAGGAACCAGTAGCTAGTGGAAGTACGCAATCTG GTTCTACATCTTCTACTCATGATCCAGATGATCCTACACTAATTCAGCAAAAGCTCTTACTTCTATTCCACGTCTACAAATGCCAGTTACGAGAGCGACAGGCCAATGGTGAAGGGAGGATTTGTGCTCTGCCACAATGCAAAACTATGAAAAATGTTTTGACTCACATGACGACCTGTGAAGAAGGCAAAAAATGTACGACACCACATTGCAGTACATCCAAACAAATTATTACTCATTGGAAAAAGTGTCAAAAAAGCGACTGTCCTGTTTGCTTACCTATCAAACAAGCGGATAAAAACAAGTCTGCTATTTCTCGTGCtg ATGTGACAGCAAATCAACCTTTTGACACTATGGGTATAACACAGGGTCAAAACAATACAGCTGGTATTTTATCAAATGAGGCAGTGGGTCATGATGTCAGAATGCCTAGACCGGGTATGCAAGGCCATCCTGGTTCACTGACTGCAGGAATAAGACTTGCACAGCTTCAAGCTCAACAAAGTCCAGGGCAATCTGTAGTTAATCAAGGACAACCAATTGCACCTAATGTATCTCTTCCATTAAGTTCCGATCCAACGACTGTAGTCGTAAGTACTAATCAACCAGCTTTAACGACGGGTCCAATGTCAGCTTTAGCAGCAGCAGCGATTGCCAATCTTCAACAACAAGATAATATGCTTTCAAGTGGTTTTCAATCACTACAACCAACTAAAGAATGGCATCAATCTGTGACGCCAAATGTTAGAAATCATCTCGTTCATAAAGTAGTTCAAGCAATGTTTCCAGCTCCTGATCCACATTTAATGTTCGATAAAAGATTACATACTGTGGTGGCGTATGCGAAAAAAGCTGAAGGTGACGTTTATGAAATGGCTGATTCAAAATTGGAGTATTATCATTCAATGGCggatgaaatatataaaactcaGAAATCATATCAAGAAATGCAACTTGCGGTAAATTCTAGATTATAA